In Streptomyces sp. TS71-3, the following proteins share a genomic window:
- a CDS encoding carbohydrate-binding protein, producing MRILTGLRARTTAAVLTAAAALLVTSGPAPALAAPAPAHTTARTSGAAGIARPAADDPALRGSTAPIAGVVPGLTGTAAQDAAGPAADRFRQLTEERTRAKAGHPGAAAAQLHTTWGVNLPNGASLGLQATQSVVGGARATSGGDYVYAPTAIPAGGACMEMTTAYTPDGPDLWAWDWCGGRDRVGKLTPMDSAFLSTYTTTVGGRPAYSLDIHQTSAASNTWSAHLFNYRTHAWDTYYTSSGTYDLPQFAFGWDMFEVYTSVNPSTGAGYYCQDMAGQTFDSSSVKVLSGSTWTPAAPGNSRPDSTPPPSGSRFDCPSLGLTLAHANDHWTARIG from the coding sequence ATGCGCATCCTCACCGGCCTCAGAGCCAGAACCACGGCCGCGGTCCTCACCGCGGCGGCCGCCCTGCTCGTCACGAGCGGACCGGCCCCCGCGCTGGCGGCCCCGGCCCCGGCACACACGACCGCACGGACCTCCGGCGCGGCCGGCATCGCACGGCCGGCCGCCGACGACCCGGCGCTGCGCGGCTCCACCGCACCGATCGCCGGCGTGGTCCCCGGCCTGACCGGCACGGCGGCGCAGGACGCGGCCGGCCCCGCGGCCGACCGGTTCCGGCAGCTCACCGAGGAACGGACCCGCGCGAAGGCCGGGCACCCCGGCGCCGCGGCCGCCCAACTCCACACGACCTGGGGCGTGAACCTGCCGAACGGCGCCAGCCTGGGGCTCCAGGCCACGCAGAGCGTCGTGGGCGGCGCCAGGGCCACCAGCGGCGGCGACTACGTCTACGCACCGACGGCGATACCGGCCGGCGGGGCCTGCATGGAGATGACCACGGCCTACACGCCGGACGGCCCCGACCTCTGGGCGTGGGACTGGTGCGGCGGGCGGGACCGGGTCGGCAAGCTCACGCCGATGGACTCCGCGTTCCTCTCCACCTACACCACCACGGTCGGCGGCAGGCCCGCCTACAGCCTGGACATCCACCAGACGTCGGCGGCGTCCAACACCTGGAGCGCCCACCTCTTCAACTACCGCACGCACGCGTGGGACACCTACTACACCAGCTCCGGCACCTACGACCTGCCGCAGTTCGCGTTCGGCTGGGACATGTTCGAGGTCTACACCTCGGTGAACCCCTCGACCGGGGCCGGCTACTATTGCCAGGACATGGCCGGCCAGACCTTCGACAGCAGCAGCGTCAAGGTGCTGTCGGGATCGACGTGGACGCCGGCCGCACCGGGCAACAGCAGGCCCGACAGCACTCCGCCCCCGTCCGGCAGCCGCTTCGACTGCCCCTCGCTCGGCCTCACCCTGGCCCACGCCAACGACCACTGGACGGCGCGCATCGGCTGA
- a CDS encoding glycoside hydrolase family 127 protein: MSRHSLGRRHFLAAAGGAAAVVAAGSTPALAAPPAADGGTAAAPAAGSSPRAASAVRPFPLTAVSLLPGVFRDNQARNSAYLRFVDINRLLHTFRRNVGIVSSAQPCGGWEGPDVELRGHSTGHLMSGLALAFANTGDTGLRDKGAQVVAALAACQARSPQAGFGTGYLSAFPESFFDRLEARTDVWAPYYTIHKIMAGLVDQYQLAGNAQALDVVLRQAAWVDQRTARLSYSQMQAVLETEFGGMPDVLADLHAITGDSRWLAVSERFYHARVLDPLSRNEDRLAGLHANTQIPKMVGAMRQWEEGLDAKYRSIGENFWKIVTGHHTYVIGGNSNGEAFHEPDAIASQLSNGTCENCNSYNMLKLTRLVHFHAPDRADLLDYYERTLFNQMLGEQDPNSSHGFNIYYTGVGTGSFKQQPSFMGSDPNAYSTDYDNFSCDHGTGMETQAKFADTVYTHDDTRLLVNLFIPSQVTWSEKGVTWRQTTGFPDEAGTTLTVVSGSATHPLSVRIPSWASGAQATLNGRPLPAPAPGSRLTVDRAWRAGDTVKVSLPMRTTIEPTPDNSRVAAVLRGPVVLAGGYGSTRPTRMPTLDTGSIRETSTPLAFTATADGKAVTLDPIARTHHQYYTVYWTTG, from the coding sequence ATGAGCCGACACTCCCTGGGCAGGCGTCACTTCCTCGCGGCCGCAGGCGGGGCCGCCGCCGTGGTCGCGGCGGGCAGCACCCCGGCACTCGCCGCACCCCCGGCGGCAGACGGCGGCACGGCCGCCGCCCCCGCCGCGGGCAGCTCGCCGCGCGCGGCGTCCGCCGTACGCCCCTTCCCCCTCACCGCGGTCTCGCTGCTCCCGGGCGTCTTCCGCGACAACCAGGCGCGCAACTCCGCCTATCTTCGGTTCGTCGACATCAACCGCCTGCTGCACACCTTCCGCCGCAACGTCGGCATCGTTAGCTCGGCCCAGCCCTGTGGCGGCTGGGAGGGACCCGACGTGGAGCTGCGCGGCCACAGCACCGGCCACCTGATGTCCGGGCTGGCCCTGGCATTTGCCAACACCGGGGACACGGGGCTGCGCGACAAGGGCGCCCAGGTGGTCGCCGCGCTCGCCGCGTGCCAGGCGCGCTCGCCCCAGGCCGGGTTCGGGACGGGGTACCTGTCGGCCTTCCCGGAGAGCTTCTTCGACCGGCTCGAAGCCAGGACCGACGTCTGGGCGCCGTACTACACCATCCACAAGATCATGGCGGGCCTCGTCGACCAGTACCAGCTCGCCGGGAACGCGCAGGCCCTGGACGTGGTGCTGCGCCAGGCCGCCTGGGTGGACCAGCGCACCGCGCGGCTGTCGTACTCCCAGATGCAGGCCGTGCTGGAGACGGAGTTCGGCGGGATGCCGGACGTGCTGGCCGACCTGCACGCGATCACCGGCGACTCCCGGTGGCTGGCGGTGTCCGAGCGGTTCTACCACGCACGCGTCCTCGACCCGCTCTCCCGGAACGAGGACCGGCTCGCCGGGCTGCACGCCAACACCCAGATACCGAAGATGGTCGGCGCGATGCGGCAGTGGGAGGAGGGCCTGGACGCCAAGTACCGCAGCATCGGCGAGAACTTCTGGAAGATCGTCACCGGCCACCACACCTACGTGATCGGCGGGAACAGCAACGGCGAGGCGTTCCACGAGCCCGACGCGATCGCCTCCCAACTGTCCAACGGCACGTGCGAGAACTGCAACAGCTACAACATGCTCAAGCTGACCCGCCTGGTGCACTTCCACGCGCCCGACCGGGCCGACCTGCTCGACTACTACGAGCGCACCCTCTTCAACCAGATGCTCGGCGAGCAGGACCCGAACTCGTCGCACGGCTTCAACATCTACTACACCGGCGTCGGCACGGGCTCGTTCAAGCAGCAGCCGTCGTTCATGGGCTCCGACCCGAACGCGTACTCGACGGACTACGACAACTTCTCCTGCGACCACGGCACGGGCATGGAGACCCAGGCCAAGTTCGCCGACACCGTCTACACCCACGACGACACGCGCCTGCTGGTGAACCTGTTCATCCCGTCCCAGGTCACCTGGTCCGAGAAGGGCGTCACCTGGCGGCAGACCACCGGCTTCCCCGACGAGGCGGGCACCACCCTCACCGTGGTCTCGGGGAGCGCCACGCACCCGCTGTCGGTGCGCATCCCGTCCTGGGCGAGCGGCGCACAGGCCACCCTCAACGGCCGGCCGCTGCCGGCCCCCGCACCGGGCAGCCGGCTCACCGTGGACCGGGCCTGGCGGGCCGGTGACACGGTCAAGGTGTCCCTGCCGATGCGGACCACGATCGAGCCGACGCCCGACAACTCCCGCGTGGCGGCGGTGCTGCGCGGCCCCGTCGTCCTCGCCGGCGGCTACGGAAGCACCCGGCCGACGCGGATGCCCACGCTCGACACCGGCTCGATACGGGAGACCTCCACGCCCCTGGCGTTCACCGCCACCGCCGACGGCAAGGCGGTCACCCTGGACCCCATCGCCCGCACCCACCACCAGTACTACACCGTGTACTGGACGACGGGCTGA
- a CDS encoding DUF6274 family protein — protein MPASARHETRALLRAHLSAASGNRHLTRRCPICHQLQRLAMEPSQTPAAAPATQGPDSAPQGPQPGEESFPEA, from the coding sequence ATGCCGGCATCCGCGAGGCACGAGACGCGGGCACTTCTCCGTGCCCACCTGTCGGCCGCGAGCGGTAACCGTCACCTGACCCGCCGCTGTCCGATATGTCACCAGCTCCAGCGCCTGGCCATGGAGCCCTCCCAGACCCCGGCGGCGGCTCCCGCCACCCAGGGACCCGACAGCGCCCCTCAGGGCCCCCAGCCGGGCGAGGAGAGCTTCCCCGAGGCCTGA
- the bldC gene encoding developmental transcriptional regulator BldC, with protein MTARTPDAEPLLTPAEVATMFRVDPKTVTRWAKAGKLTSIRTLGGHRRYREAEVRALLAGIPQQRSEA; from the coding sequence ATGACCGCTCGCACCCCTGATGCCGAGCCGCTGCTGACCCCCGCTGAGGTTGCCACCATGTTCCGCGTCGACCCTAAGACGGTCACGCGTTGGGCGAAGGCCGGCAAGCTCACGTCGATCCGCACGCTCGGAGGGCACCGTCGCTACCGAGAGGCGGAGGTCCGCGCTCTGCTCGCGGGCATTCCGCAGCAGCGAAGCGAGGCCTGA